In the Mytilus trossulus isolate FHL-02 chromosome 1, PNRI_Mtr1.1.1.hap1, whole genome shotgun sequence genome, one interval contains:
- the LOC134707749 gene encoding transforming growth factor-beta-induced protein ig-h3-like, with amino-acid sequence MLLRVLLTSFLICNVHSKEDIYDLLSSIGCSSFGNLLQGTGYMYRLGDDHSGPYTVFAPSDAAINNLPPEIVKIFNFGNWELAFDIVSYHITKDISLLASLQNNGLYDTMLDNSQLRFNVYPKGNSKVHTISGANITSPDNTATNGVVHVIDRMLYRFPEVYTTQYVHEHQNLSKISLLIDKGGLHDQLKAQNITMFVPNDEAFDAAPNFNMTNLLMNDTAIANFVSSLIVNSVYFTADLVNGQDLFTSQGSRIRINVSPGNITVNNSGISEPDLITKNGVVHIINKLL; translated from the exons ATGTTGCTTCGGGTTTTACTGACAagttttttaatatgtaatgtTCATTCAAAAGAGGATATATATGACTTGCTATCAAGCATAGGATGTTCGTCATTCGGCAATTTACTACAGGGCACTGGATATATGTACCGCTTAGGTGATGACCATTCAG gtCCATATACAGTCTTTGCACCAAGTGATGCAGCGATTAATAATTTACCACCagaaattgtgaagatttttaattttggaaaCTGGGAATTGGCATTTGACATTGTATCATATCACATCACAAAAGACATATCTCTCTTGGCATCACTACAAAATAATGGCCTTTATGATACGATGTTAGACAACAGCCAACTTCGATTTAATGTTTATCCAAAGGGGAACTCAAAG GTTCACACCATCTCTGGTGCAAATATAACTAGTCCAGATAATACTGCTACCAATGGTGTTGTCCATGTAATTGACCGGATGCTTTACAGATTCCCCGAAGTCTACACGACTCAATACGTACATGAACACCAAAATCTCTCCAAGATATCACTATTAATTGATAAAGGTGGTCTGCATGATCAATTGAAAG caCAGAACATAACCATGTTTGTTCCAAATGACGAGGCGTTTGATGCAGCTCCTAATTTTAATATGACTAATTTATTAATGAATGACACAGCTATTGCTA attttgtttCGAGCTTGATTGTCAACTCTGTGTATTTCACTGCTGACCTGGTTAATGGACAAGACCTATTCACATCTCAAGGTAGCAGAATTAGAATAAATGTTAGTCCCG GAAACATTACAGTGAACAACAGCGGTATTTCAGAGCCAGATCTTATCACAAAGAACGGCGTAGTGCATATCATAAACAAGCTATTGTAG